Within Gemmatimonadota bacterium, the genomic segment CGGCGGTGATCGAGGCGTTGCGCGGCAGAGACGTGGTGCTGACCAACTCGGCGGGCACGCACGGACCGCCGGTGGCCGAGACGGCCATCGCCATGATGCTGCACTTCGCGCGCGGCCTGGACGTGGCCGTGCGCGGTCAGGCGGGCGGGCGCTGGGATCGCGAGCCCTTCGACGCGGCTCCGGGGCCGGTGCGCGAAGTGGCTGGCTCGACGGTCGGTATCGTGGGCTACGGCGGCATCGGCGCGGGGGTGGGCCGCAGGGCCGCAGCGCTGGGCGCTCGCGTGCTGGGGCTGCGGCGGCGGCAAGCGGACGCGGACGGGGTGGCGGAAGTCCTCACCGGCCCGGAGGGCCTGCGCCGGATTCTGCGCGAGAGCGACTACGTCGTCTTGTGCGTCCCCGAAACCGGCGCGACCCGCTCCCTCATCGACCGGGCGGCTCTGGCGCTGATGCGGCCATCCGCGGTGCTGATCAACGTCGCGCGCGGGCGCCTGGTGGACGAGGCCGCGCTGGCCGAGGCGCTGCGGGCCGGACGGCTGCGGGGGGCTGCATCGGACGTATTCGCTGCCGAGCCGCTGCCGCCCGATCACCCGCTCTGGAACGCCCCAAATATGCTCGTCACGCCGCACGTTTCGGCCATCACGCCGCGCTACTGGGACCGTGAGGTTGCGCTGATCCTGGACAATTTCGAGCGCTGGGAGAGCGGCGCTCCGCTGCGCAA encodes:
- a CDS encoding D-2-hydroxyacid dehydrogenase; translation: MPFAVVDFQDRRPIWTLPEAAAAALRNGVPDGWRLRFVDALTDGSGDGGAAASPQALEAVLGAHVYLGAGVPIDVIRAGSDLRWVHSGSAGVSPAVIEALRGRDVVLTNSAGTHGPPVAETAIAMMLHFARGLDVAVRGQAGGRWDREPFDAAPGPVREVAGSTVGIVGYGGIGAGVGRRAAALGARVLGLRRRQADADGVAEVLTGPEGLRRILRESDYVVLCVPETGATRSLIDRAALALMRPSAVLINVARGRLVDEAALAEALRAGRLRGAASDVFAAEPLPPDHPLWNAPNMLVTPHVSAITPRYWDREVALILDNFERWESGAPLRNVVDVDAGY